A genomic region of Christiangramia sp. OXR-203 contains the following coding sequences:
- the rplC gene encoding 50S ribosomal protein L3 — translation MSGLIGKKIGMTSIFDENGKNIPCTVIEAGPCLVTQVRTKEVDGYEALQLGFDDKKTVNKAAEGHAKKAGTVAKRKVVEFQGYNEDYKLGDSVTVEHFREGEFVDIAGTSKGKGFQGVVKRHGFGGVGQATHGQHNRLRAPGSIGAASYPARVFKGMKMAGRMGGERVKVENLKVLKVVADKNLLVVKGCVPGSKNSYVIISK, via the coding sequence ATGTCTGGGTTAATAGGAAAAAAGATCGGTATGACCAGCATCTTCGACGAGAATGGGAAGAACATCCCATGTACCGTAATCGAAGCTGGACCATGCTTGGTTACCCAAGTCAGAACCAAAGAGGTTGACGGGTATGAAGCACTTCAACTTGGTTTCGATGACAAAAAGACTGTTAATAAAGCTGCTGAAGGGCATGCTAAAAAAGCAGGAACCGTTGCAAAACGTAAAGTCGTTGAATTCCAGGGTTATAATGAAGATTACAAATTAGGTGACTCTGTTACCGTGGAACATTTTAGAGAAGGTGAATTTGTGGATATCGCAGGTACATCTAAAGGTAAAGGTTTCCAGGGTGTTGTAAAGAGACACGGTTTTGGAGGAGTTGGACAGGCCACGCACGGTCAGCACAACAGATTGAGAGCTCCTGGTTCTATTGGTGCAGCTTCTTATCCTGCGAGAGTATTCAAGGGAATGAAGATGGCCGGAAGAATGGGTGGCGAGAGAGTTAAAGTTGAAAACCTGAAAGTTTTGAAGGTTGTGGCAGATAAGAACCTTTTAGTAGTAAAAGGATGTGTGCCGGGATCTAAAAACTCATACGTAATCATTAGTAAGTAA
- the rplD gene encoding 50S ribosomal protein L4, producing the protein MEVAVLDIKGKETGRKAQLSDSVFAIEPNEHAVYLDVKQYLANQRQGTHKAKERAEIAGSTRKIKKQKGTGTARAGSIKSPIFKGGGRVFGPRPRNYGFKLNKNLKRLARKSALSIKANDKAIMVIEDFSFDTPKTKNFIEVLQALGIDSKKSLIVLGDSNKNVYLSSRNLKSSEVINSSELSTYKILNAKSIVFVEGSLEGIESKLS; encoded by the coding sequence ATGGAAGTAGCAGTTTTAGATATTAAAGGAAAAGAAACAGGCAGAAAAGCACAGCTTTCTGATTCTGTTTTCGCTATAGAGCCTAATGAGCACGCTGTTTATCTAGATGTTAAACAGTATCTGGCTAATCAACGTCAGGGTACTCATAAAGCTAAAGAAAGAGCAGAGATCGCAGGATCTACGCGTAAGATCAAGAAACAAAAGGGTACTGGTACAGCGAGAGCTGGTAGTATCAAGTCTCCTATCTTCAAAGGTGGTGGACGTGTTTTTGGTCCAAGACCTAGAAACTACGGTTTCAAATTAAACAAGAACCTGAAACGTCTTGCAAGAAAGTCGGCCCTATCTATTAAGGCAAACGACAAGGCTATCATGGTGATTGAAGATTTTTCATTCGATACTCCAAAAACCAAGAACTTTATCGAAGTTCTTCAGGCTCTGGGGATTGACAGTAAAAAATCGCTTATTGTGTTGGGTGACTCAAATAAAAATGTATATTTGTCGTCGCGCAATTTGAAATCCTCAGAAGTTATAAATAGCTCAGAATTAAGTACTTACAAAATACTTAATGCTAAGAGTATCGTCTTCGTAGAAGGATCTTTAGAAGGAATTGAGTCGAAATTAAGTTAA
- the rplW gene encoding 50S ribosomal protein L23, with translation MSILIKPVITEKATTDSEMNNRFTFVVSNKANKIQIKDAVESAYGVSVTKVRTMNVRPDRKTKYTKSGMITGKTNAFKKAVVQVAEGETIDLYSNL, from the coding sequence ATGAGCATCTTGATTAAACCTGTTATTACAGAAAAAGCTACTACAGATAGTGAGATGAACAATCGCTTCACTTTTGTAGTAAGTAACAAGGCAAATAAGATTCAGATCAAAGACGCAGTTGAATCTGCTTATGGCGTGTCTGTTACTAAAGTTCGAACTATGAATGTCCGCCCGGATCGTAAGACTAAATATACTAAGTCTGGTATGATCACTGGTAAAACTAATGCTTTCAAAAAAGCAGTAGTACAGGTGGCGGAAGGGGAAACTATTGATTTATACAGTAATCTTTAA
- the rplB gene encoding 50S ribosomal protein L2, whose protein sequence is MSVRKLKPITPGQRFRVVNGYDAITTDKPEKSLLAPIKKSGGRNSQGKMTMRYKGGGHKRRYRVIDFKRDKQGIPATVASIEYDPNRTAFIALLNYQDGEKRYIIAQNGLQLGQNIVSANEAASPEIGNAMPLANIPLGTVISCIELRPGQGAVMARSAGAFAQLLAREGKYATIKLPSGEIRRVLSLCIATIGAVSNSDHQLMIGGKAGRSRWLGIRPRTRPVAMNPVDHPMGGGEGRASGGHPRSRKGLPAKGFKTRSRTKASNKYIVERRKTRKK, encoded by the coding sequence ATGTCAGTTAGAAAATTAAAACCAATTACACCTGGTCAGCGTTTTAGAGTAGTTAATGGGTATGACGCCATTACTACTGATAAGCCGGAGAAAAGCCTATTGGCGCCGATAAAAAAATCAGGTGGTAGAAACAGTCAGGGAAAAATGACCATGCGCTATAAAGGTGGTGGTCATAAAAGAAGGTATCGTGTAATCGACTTTAAGCGTGACAAGCAGGGAATTCCTGCTACAGTAGCTTCTATCGAGTACGATCCAAACAGAACGGCCTTTATCGCATTATTGAATTATCAGGATGGAGAGAAAAGGTATATTATTGCTCAGAATGGGCTTCAGCTTGGACAGAATATAGTTTCTGCTAATGAAGCTGCTTCTCCTGAGATCGGGAATGCAATGCCTTTGGCAAACATTCCACTTGGTACGGTTATTTCCTGTATCGAGTTGAGACCAGGGCAGGGAGCTGTGATGGCGCGTAGTGCCGGTGCTTTTGCTCAGTTATTGGCAAGAGAAGGTAAATATGCAACTATCAAGTTGCCCTCTGGGGAGATTAGACGTGTTCTTTCACTTTGTATAGCTACAATCGGAGCTGTATCCAACAGTGATCATCAGTTAATGATTGGTGGTAAAGCTGGTAGAAGCAGATGGTTGGGTATACGTCCAAGAACAAGACCGGTAGCGATGAACCCTGTCGATCACCCAATGGGTGGTGGTGAAGGTAGAGCTTCAGGTGGTCACCCACGTTCTAGAAAAGGTCTTCCTGCTAAAGGATTCAAGACCCGCTCAAGAACAAAAGCGAGTAATAAATATATTGTAGAACGTAGAAAGACTAGAAAGAAATAA
- the rpsS gene encoding 30S ribosomal protein S19 encodes MARSLKKGPFVHYKLEQKVAQNVESGKKAVIKTWSRASMITPDFVGQTIAVHNGKQFVPVYVTENMVGHKLGEFSPTRSFRGHAGAKNKGRK; translated from the coding sequence ATGGCACGTTCATTAAAAAAAGGACCTTTCGTTCATTACAAACTGGAACAAAAAGTGGCTCAGAATGTTGAGTCAGGAAAGAAAGCCGTGATCAAAACTTGGTCTAGAGCTTCTATGATTACTCCAGATTTTGTAGGACAAACTATAGCGGTACACAACGGGAAACAATTTGTTCCTGTTTATGTAACTGAAAATATGGTGGGTCATAAACTAGGAGAATTTTCACCAACACGTTCTTTCAGAGGACATGCAGGTGCGAAAAATAAAGGTAGAAAATAA
- the rplV gene encoding 50S ribosomal protein L22, with product MGVRKRERAEQIKEAKKQVAFAKLNNCPTSPRKMRLMADLVRGEKVEKALHILKFSKKEASNRLEKLLVSAIANWQAKNEEANLEEAELFVKEIRVDGGSMLKRLRPAPQGRAHRIRKRSNHVTLVLGANNNTQS from the coding sequence ATGGGAGTTCGTAAAAGAGAAAGAGCAGAGCAAATAAAAGAAGCCAAGAAACAGGTAGCTTTTGCAAAGTTAAATAACTGCCCTACTTCGCCTAGAAAAATGCGTCTTATGGCGGATTTGGTTAGAGGAGAGAAAGTAGAAAAAGCGCTTCATATTTTAAAGTTCAGTAAAAAAGAAGCATCAAATCGTTTAGAGAAACTTTTAGTTTCAGCTATCGCCAACTGGCAGGCTAAGAACGAGGAAGCTAACCTTGAAGAAGCTGAGCTATTTGTGAAAGAGATTCGTGTAGACGGAGGAAGTATGTTGAAAAGACTTCGTCCTGCTCCACAGGGTCGTGCACACCGAATTAGAAAGAGATCCAATCATGTTACATTAGTGCTTGGAGCAAACAATAATACACAAAGCTAA
- the rpsC gene encoding 30S ribosomal protein S3 produces the protein MGQKTNPIGNRLGIIRGWESNWYGGNDYGDKLAEDDKIRKYIHARLSKASVSRVIIERTLKLVTVTITTARPGIIIGKGGQEVDKLKEELKKITDKEVQINIFEIKRPELDAHLVASSVARQIENRISYRRAIKMAIAAAMRMNAEGIKIEISGRLNGAEMARSESYKDGRIPLSTFRADIDYALIEAHTTYGRLGIKVWIMKGEVYGKRELSPLVGLAKNQGKKSGAGRGGNKSRRRK, from the coding sequence ATGGGACAGAAAACAAATCCAATCGGGAATCGCCTTGGTATCATTAGAGGTTGGGAATCCAACTGGTACGGAGGTAATGACTACGGCGATAAACTTGCCGAAGACGATAAGATTAGAAAGTACATCCATGCTCGTCTTTCTAAAGCGAGTGTATCGCGTGTAATCATCGAGCGCACGCTTAAGCTTGTAACCGTTACTATCACTACTGCCAGACCTGGTATTATTATCGGGAAAGGTGGACAGGAGGTAGACAAGCTTAAGGAAGAGCTTAAAAAGATTACCGACAAGGAGGTTCAAATTAACATCTTTGAAATCAAAAGGCCAGAACTTGATGCGCATTTAGTTGCTTCAAGTGTTGCTAGACAAATTGAGAATAGAATCTCTTACCGTCGTGCAATCAAAATGGCTATTGCGGCTGCAATGAGAATGAATGCTGAAGGAATCAAGATTGAGATTTCCGGACGTTTAAATGGTGCTGAAATGGCACGTTCAGAATCATACAAGGATGGAAGAATACCTTTGTCTACTTTTAGGGCTGATATTGATTATGCTTTGATCGAAGCTCATACTACCTATGGTAGATTGGGGATTAAAGTTTGGATCATGAAGGGTGAGGTATACGGAAAAAGAGAGCTTTCGCCTCTAGTTGGTCTTGCAAAGAACCAAGGAAAGAAATCCGGTGCCGGACGAGGTGGGAACAAATCACGTCGTAGAAAGTAA
- the rplP gene encoding 50S ribosomal protein L16: MLQPKRTKYRKQQKGRMKGLAQRGHRLSNGTFGIKSMDSSFVTARQIEAARIAATRYMKREGSIWIKIFPDKPITKKPLEVRMGKGKGAVEYWAAVVKPGRIMFEIGGVPMATAKEALRLAAQKLPVRTKFVVARDYQE; this comes from the coding sequence ATGTTACAACCTAAAAGAACAAAATACCGTAAGCAACAAAAAGGCCGTATGAAAGGGCTTGCTCAAAGAGGGCATAGACTTTCAAACGGAACCTTCGGAATCAAATCAATGGATTCCAGCTTTGTTACTGCACGTCAAATAGAAGCTGCGCGTATCGCCGCTACCCGATATATGAAAAGAGAAGGTTCTATCTGGATCAAAATTTTCCCAGATAAGCCTATCACAAAGAAACCTCTTGAAGTACGTATGGGTAAAGGTAAAGGTGCCGTGGAATATTGGGCAGCAGTGGTTAAACCAGGAAGAATAATGTTTGAAATTGGTGGAGTACCAATGGCAACTGCTAAAGAGGCTTTACGTCTTGCAGCACAAAAACTTCCGGTAAGAACAAAATTTGTTGTAGCTAGAGATTATCAAGAATAA
- the rpmC gene encoding 50S ribosomal protein L29, which produces MKQSEVKELSVAELQEELGKSRKAYSDLKMAHAVSPLENPIQLRTERRKVARLATELTKREQQ; this is translated from the coding sequence ATGAAACAATCAGAAGTAAAAGAATTGTCTGTTGCAGAATTGCAAGAAGAGCTTGGTAAGTCTCGAAAAGCTTATTCAGATTTAAAAATGGCTCATGCTGTTTCGCCTTTGGAGAATCCGATACAGTTGAGAACTGAAAGGAGAAAAGTGGCGAGATTAGCTACAGAGTTAACTAAAAGAGAACAACAATAA
- the rpsQ gene encoding 30S ribosomal protein S17, giving the protein MEKRNLRKERVGVVTSNKMQKSIVVAEVKKVKHPMYGKFVLKTKKYVAHDENNDCNEGDTVKIMETRPLSKSKTWRLVEIIERAK; this is encoded by the coding sequence ATGGAAAAAAGAAACTTAAGAAAAGAGCGTGTAGGGGTTGTTACAAGTAACAAAATGCAGAAATCCATAGTGGTTGCTGAAGTGAAAAAAGTAAAACACCCTATGTATGGAAAATTCGTTTTGAAAACGAAAAAGTACGTAGCACACGACGAAAATAACGACTGCAACGAAGGTGATACTGTAAAGATCATGGAAACAAGACCTTTAAGTAAATCCAAGACTTGGAGATTAGTAGAAATAATTGAAAGAGCGAAGTAA
- the rplN gene encoding 50S ribosomal protein L14 gives MVQQESRLKVADNTGAKEVLTIRVLGGTKKRYASVGDKIVVSVKESTPNGNIKKGAVSTAVVVRTKKEVRRPDGSYIRFDDNACVLLGPQGEMRGTRVFGPVARELRDKQFMKIVSLAPEVL, from the coding sequence ATGGTACAACAAGAGTCCAGACTAAAAGTAGCAGATAACACCGGAGCTAAGGAAGTCCTTACTATCCGTGTGTTAGGAGGTACAAAGAAAAGATACGCATCTGTTGGAGACAAGATAGTTGTCAGTGTAAAAGAATCTACACCTAACGGAAATATCAAGAAGGGTGCAGTTTCAACAGCAGTTGTTGTTCGTACCAAGAAAGAAGTACGCAGACCAGATGGATCTTATATCCGTTTTGATGATAATGCATGTGTACTTTTAGGTCCTCAGGGTGAAATGCGCGGTACTCGTGTATTTGGTCCTGTAGCACGTGAACTTCGTGATAAGCAATTCATGAAAATTGTATCATTGGCACCTGAAGTGCTTTAA
- the rplX gene encoding 50S ribosomal protein L24 — protein sequence MTKLKIKSGDTVRVIAGDHKGQEGKVQKVLIEKNKAIVEGVNMISKHEKPSASNPQGGIKEKEAPIHISNLSLIDKNGDTTRVGYREEDGKKVRFSKKSNEVI from the coding sequence ATGACAAAGCTTAAAATAAAATCAGGAGATACCGTACGTGTAATCGCTGGTGACCATAAGGGTCAGGAAGGGAAAGTGCAGAAGGTACTTATCGAGAAGAATAAAGCTATTGTGGAAGGGGTTAATATGATCTCTAAGCATGAGAAGCCTAGTGCTTCTAATCCACAAGGTGGAATTAAGGAGAAAGAAGCTCCAATCCATATTTCTAATCTATCACTTATCGACAAGAACGGTGATACAACGAGAGTTGGTTATAGAGAAGAAGATGGAAAGAAAGTGAGATTCTCTAAAAAATCTAATGAAGTAATATAG
- the rplE gene encoding 50S ribosomal protein L5, translating into MAYVPRLRQEYNERVKNALKDEFSYSNIMEVPKLEKIVISRGVGGAVADKKLIDHAIDELSAISGQKAVATISKKDVASFKLRKGMPIGAKVTLRGYRMYEFLDRLITSALPRVRDFNGIKSNGFDGRGNYNLGITEQIIFPEIDIDAVNRIAGMDITFVTSAETDKEAKALLTELGLPFKKN; encoded by the coding sequence ATGGCATACGTACCAAGACTTAGACAGGAATATAACGAGAGAGTTAAGAATGCTCTTAAGGATGAATTCAGTTACTCCAATATCATGGAGGTGCCAAAACTGGAGAAGATAGTAATTAGCCGTGGAGTTGGTGGAGCAGTGGCAGATAAGAAACTTATCGACCATGCAATCGACGAACTTTCCGCAATTAGTGGACAAAAGGCTGTTGCTACGATCTCTAAGAAGGATGTTGCATCATTCAAATTACGTAAAGGAATGCCAATTGGCGCTAAAGTAACTTTACGTGGGTATAGAATGTATGAATTCCTGGATAGATTGATTACTAGTGCATTGCCACGTGTTCGTGATTTTAATGGTATCAAATCTAATGGGTTTGATGGTAGAGGAAATTACAACCTTGGAATCACTGAGCAAATCATCTTTCCTGAGATCGATATCGATGCTGTGAATAGAATCGCTGGAATGGATATCACTTTTGTTACTTCTGCGGAAACCGATAAGGAAGCAAAAGCATTGTTAACCGAACTAGGATTACCTTTTAAAAAGAACTAA
- the rpsN gene encoding 30S ribosomal protein S14, translated as MAKESMKAREVKRQKLVKKYAEKRAALKEAGDYEGLQKLPKNSSPVRLHNRCKLTGRPKGYMRQFGLSRVMFREMANQGLIPGVKKASW; from the coding sequence ATGGCTAAAGAATCAATGAAAGCCCGTGAGGTGAAAAGACAGAAATTGGTAAAGAAGTATGCTGAGAAACGCGCTGCCCTTAAAGAAGCAGGTGATTACGAAGGTTTACAGAAACTACCAAAGAATTCTTCTCCGGTTCGTTTGCACAACAGATGTAAATTAACTGGAAGACCAAAAGGGTATATGAGACAATTTGGTCTTTCTCGAGTAATGTTCAGAGAGATGGCTAATCAAGGTCTTATACCAGGTGTTAAAAAGGCAAGCTGGTAA
- the rpsH gene encoding 30S ribosomal protein S8 codes for MNTDPIADYLTRIRNANAANHRVVEIPASNVKKEITKILFDQGYILSYKFEDTTAQGVIKIALKYDKITKEPVIKKIQRISKPGLRKYAGSTEIPRILNGLGIAIVSTSHGVMTGKQAKADKVGGEVLCYVY; via the coding sequence ATGAATACAGATCCTATTGCAGATTACTTAACAAGAATCAGGAATGCAAATGCTGCAAACCACAGAGTTGTGGAAATTCCTGCTTCCAATGTTAAAAAAGAGATCACTAAGATATTATTCGATCAGGGATATATTCTAAGTTACAAATTCGAAGACACTACCGCTCAGGGAGTGATCAAGATCGCTCTTAAGTATGATAAGATTACTAAAGAGCCAGTAATTAAGAAGATTCAACGAATAAGTAAACCTGGTTTACGTAAGTATGCCGGATCAACAGAGATTCCAAGAATCCTGAATGGTCTTGGTATCGCGATTGTTTCAACTTCTCACGGAGTTATGACTGGAAAACAGGCTAAAGCCGACAAAGTTGGTGGTGAAGTACTGTGCTACGTTTACTAA
- the rplF gene encoding 50S ribosomal protein L6, with translation MSRIGKNPITIPEGVTVEHKDGLVTVKGKLGELKQQVQDIDVKIEDNVITFERTSDKSDQKAKHGLYRALVNNMIEGVSNGFTKSLELVGVGYRASNQGNKLDLAVGYSHNIVLDLAPEVKVETISEKGKNPVVKLTSHDKQLVGQVAAKIRSMRKPEPYKGKGIKFVGEQLRRKAGKSA, from the coding sequence ATGTCAAGAATAGGTAAAAATCCCATTACAATTCCAGAAGGTGTGACAGTAGAGCACAAAGATGGTCTTGTTACGGTAAAAGGAAAATTAGGAGAGCTTAAGCAGCAGGTACAGGATATCGATGTTAAAATCGAAGATAATGTAATTACTTTTGAGCGTACTTCTGATAAAAGTGATCAGAAAGCAAAACACGGTCTTTATCGTGCTTTGGTAAATAATATGATTGAAGGTGTATCTAATGGATTCACTAAATCACTTGAACTTGTAGGTGTTGGTTATAGAGCTAGCAACCAGGGTAACAAGCTTGATTTGGCTGTTGGTTATTCTCACAATATTGTACTAGATTTGGCTCCCGAAGTTAAAGTGGAGACGATCTCAGAAAAAGGTAAGAACCCTGTCGTTAAACTTACTTCACATGACAAGCAACTTGTAGGACAGGTAGCTGCGAAGATCCGATCAATGAGAAAACCTGAACCTTACAAAGGAAAAGGTATCAAATTTGTTGGTGAGCAATTGAGAAGAAAAGCAGGTAAATCAGCATAA
- the rplR gene encoding 50S ribosomal protein L18, which translates to MAVSKQDRRNKIRKRIRRDIVGTTSRPRLSVFRSNKEIYAQIIDDVEGKTLASASSRDKDIVSASADRKEQAQMVGKAIAEKAKSAGIDTISFDRGGYLYHGRVKSLAEGAREGGLKF; encoded by the coding sequence ATGGCAGTGTCAAAACAAGATAGAAGAAATAAAATTAGAAAACGTATCCGTAGGGATATCGTTGGAACAACAAGCCGTCCTAGATTATCTGTATTCAGAAGCAATAAAGAGATTTATGCTCAGATTATCGATGACGTTGAAGGTAAAACTTTAGCTTCAGCATCTTCAAGAGATAAAGATATCGTGTCTGCTTCTGCAGATAGAAAAGAGCAGGCTCAAATGGTTGGTAAAGCCATTGCTGAGAAAGCGAAAAGTGCTGGTATCGATACAATCTCCTTCGATAGAGGTGGATATCTATATCACGGTAGAGTTAAATCATTAGCAGAAGGTGCTCGCGAAGGAGGACTTAAATTCTAG
- the rpsE gene encoding 30S ribosomal protein S5, with protein MYQDYKNVEHVKPGGLELKDRLVGVQRVTKVTKGGRAFGFSAIVVVGDENGVVGQGLGKSKEVADAISKAVEDAKKNLVRIPLHKGTLPHEQKGKYGGARVMLLPAAAGTGIIAGGAIRAVLESVGVHDVLSKNQGSSNPHNVVKATFDALLQLRSAETVAKQRGVSLEKVFKG; from the coding sequence ATGTATCAAGATTATAAAAACGTAGAACATGTAAAACCAGGAGGTCTTGAATTAAAGGACCGTTTGGTTGGAGTACAACGTGTTACTAAGGTTACAAAAGGTGGTAGAGCCTTTGGATTCTCTGCTATTGTTGTAGTAGGAGATGAAAATGGTGTAGTTGGTCAGGGACTTGGTAAATCCAAAGAAGTGGCAGATGCTATCTCTAAGGCTGTAGAAGACGCTAAGAAAAATCTGGTACGCATCCCTTTACATAAAGGAACATTACCTCACGAACAAAAAGGTAAGTATGGTGGAGCAAGAGTTATGCTTCTTCCTGCTGCAGCTGGTACTGGTATCATTGCCGGTGGAGCGATTCGTGCGGTACTTGAGTCTGTAGGTGTGCATGATGTACTTTCTAAGAATCAGGGATCTTCGAACCCACACAACGTAGTCAAAGCTACTTTTGATGCTTTACTTCAATTGAGAAGTGCTGAAACTGTTGCAAAACAGAGAGGTGTTTCTTTGGAAAAAGTATTTAAAGGTTAA
- the rpmD gene encoding 50S ribosomal protein L30, giving the protein MGKIKVTKRKSAINRTKNQKLVLESLGLKKIGQTVEHDDTPNILGMVNKVKHLVSVEETK; this is encoded by the coding sequence ATGGGAAAGATAAAAGTCACTAAAAGGAAAAGTGCTATTAATCGCACGAAAAATCAAAAACTCGTGCTTGAGTCTCTTGGACTTAAGAAGATCGGGCAGACGGTTGAACATGACGATACGCCAAACATCCTTGGTATGGTAAATAAAGTTAAACACTTAGTTTCTGTTGAAGAAACAAAATAA
- the rplO gene encoding 50S ribosomal protein L15, translated as MDLSNLKPAEGSVRKNSKRIGRGEGSGKGGTSTRGHKGAKSRSGYSKKIGFEGGQMPLQRRVPKFGFTNRNRKVYQGINLDTLQSLVDEGRIKDTVDMDVLAENGLAGRNELVKILGRGELKAKLKISVHKFTASAKEAIEAAGGEVVTL; from the coding sequence ATGGATTTAAGTAACTTAAAACCTGCAGAAGGTTCAGTTAGAAAGAATAGCAAGCGTATTGGTCGCGGTGAAGGATCTGGTAAAGGTGGAACCTCTACCAGAGGTCACAAAGGAGCCAAGTCTCGTTCTGGTTATTCAAAAAAGATCGGATTTGAAGGAGGGCAAATGCCACTTCAAAGACGTGTGCCTAAGTTTGGATTCACCAACAGAAATCGTAAGGTTTACCAGGGAATTAACCTGGATACTCTTCAATCTCTTGTTGATGAAGGAAGAATTAAGGATACAGTTGATATGGACGTGCTTGCAGAAAACGGTCTTGCCGGAAGAAACGAGCTTGTTAAGATATTAGGTAGAGGTGAATTAAAGGCAAAGTTGAAAATATCTGTTCATAAATTTACGGCCTCAGCGAAAGAAGCTATCGAAGCTGCCGGAGGTGAAGTTGTTACTTTATAA